The Trichosurus vulpecula isolate mTriVul1 chromosome 3, mTriVul1.pri, whole genome shotgun sequence genome includes a window with the following:
- the LOC118843090 gene encoding 60S ribosomal protein L32 has protein sequence MPALRPLVKPKIVKKRTKKFIRHQSDRYVKIKRNWRKPRGIDNRVRRRFKGQILMPNIGYGSNKKTKHMLPSGFRKFLVHNVKELEVLLMCNKSYCAEIAHNVSSKNRKVIVERAAQLAIKITNPNARLRSEENE, from the coding sequence ATGCCTGCCCTCAGACCCCTCGTGAAACCTAAAATCGTCAAGAAGAGGACCAAGAAGTTCATCCGGCACCAGTCTGACAGATATGTCAAGATCAAGAGAAACTGGCGTAAACCAAGGGGCATTGACAACAGGGTGCGAAGACGATTCAAGGGCCAGATCTTGATGCCCAATATTGGTTATGGAAGCAATAAGAAGACAAAACACATGCTCCCGAGTGGATTCAGGAAGTTTTTGGTGCACAACGTCAAAGAGCTCGAGGTGCTCCTGATGTGCAACAAATCTTACTGTGCTGAGATCGCTCACAATGTATCCTCTAAGAATCGGAAAGTTATTGTTGAGAGAGCAGCTCAGCTCGCCATCAAGATCACCAATCCAAATGCTAGACTGAGGAGTGAAGAAAATGAGTAA